The following coding sequences lie in one Thermomicrobium sp. 4228-Ro genomic window:
- a CDS encoding ABC transporter substrate-binding protein, with the protein MQRRSLVVAITLLAVLLLACRRSSSTNVDTPVVATPTPAVTTAAPAPLVPSTSAVTGEAPAPIATPFPATPGTGPATSRGIVEAGLEEPRTLNPLFVSDPLSDALSHLVFDGLVALDPATGEPVPALAESWEVSDDGTVYTFHLRAGVTWHDGQPFSANDVVFTYQRLLDPDVRSPRYSRLAERVKSVELVDTQTVRITLIRPDASFLPTLGTIGIVPEHVLGTILPQQLVTDPFGLSSAVGTGPFVFSQWVRGVSLTFRANPAYYRGAPRVPQYTYRVVATLEELAEGLRDGSIDWAVVDAARAGQLPPIDGVKVEQFPSYELVVVAFQLDPAKSKLFSDPRIRRALLLGIDRATLVEKVWGDRAQVAEGLQPPASWAAGEPPVRDRYDPAEAQGLLDEAGWVPGDDGIRVQGGQRLRFRLLATGSDPSRHAIAELLQQQWRAIGVEVELDLASWAEVRRRATQERDFEALLIGILWDVDPDQSAVWSSDSFFDGLNFGHYLNSEVDQLLVEAVATSDRTRRTELYRAVEERLLTDLPVLPLAFPNVVVVRSERLQVPTLNALVVRTRYGIEQWQVQEPG; encoded by the coding sequence GTGCAACGACGATCGCTGGTTGTAGCTATCACGCTCTTGGCGGTTCTCCTGCTCGCTTGCCGGCGTTCCTCTTCGACCAACGTGGACACGCCCGTGGTGGCCACACCGACGCCTGCGGTGACTACCGCAGCTCCGGCACCGCTCGTCCCGAGTACATCGGCGGTCACGGGAGAAGCACCGGCGCCGATCGCAACGCCGTTCCCGGCAACACCAGGCACCGGACCGGCAACCAGCCGCGGTATCGTCGAAGCCGGTCTCGAGGAGCCGCGGACACTCAACCCGCTCTTCGTGTCCGACCCGCTTTCGGATGCCCTGAGTCACCTGGTATTCGATGGGCTGGTAGCACTGGACCCAGCGACCGGCGAACCGGTACCGGCACTCGCCGAATCCTGGGAAGTCAGCGACGACGGGACAGTCTACACGTTTCACCTCCGCGCAGGAGTCACCTGGCACGACGGTCAACCGTTTTCGGCCAACGATGTTGTCTTCACCTACCAGCGCCTGCTCGATCCTGACGTCCGCTCACCGCGCTACTCGAGACTCGCCGAACGCGTGAAATCGGTCGAGCTGGTCGACACGCAGACCGTGCGGATCACGCTCATCCGGCCCGACGCATCGTTCCTGCCGACTTTGGGAACGATCGGCATCGTACCGGAGCACGTGCTCGGTACCATTCTCCCGCAACAGCTGGTGACCGATCCGTTCGGCCTCTCGTCGGCAGTCGGGACAGGCCCCTTCGTCTTCAGCCAGTGGGTACGCGGCGTGTCGCTCACATTCCGGGCGAATCCCGCGTACTATCGGGGCGCCCCTCGGGTACCACAGTACACCTATCGGGTCGTCGCGACACTCGAGGAACTCGCCGAGGGGTTGCGGGACGGGAGCATCGACTGGGCAGTGGTCGACGCGGCACGAGCGGGGCAGTTGCCGCCGATCGATGGCGTGAAGGTCGAGCAATTCCCGAGCTACGAACTCGTCGTTGTCGCATTCCAGCTCGATCCCGCCAAGAGCAAGCTGTTCAGCGATCCCCGCATCCGACGAGCGCTCCTCCTGGGAATCGATCGGGCAACACTCGTCGAGAAGGTGTGGGGCGATCGAGCCCAGGTCGCCGAGGGGCTCCAGCCACCCGCATCCTGGGCAGCTGGCGAGCCCCCCGTGCGCGACCGCTACGATCCGGCAGAAGCACAGGGACTGCTGGACGAAGCAGGTTGGGTACCCGGTGACGACGGTATCCGGGTACAGGGCGGACAACGCTTGCGTTTCCGTCTCCTGGCCACCGGCTCCGACCCGAGCCGCCACGCGATCGCGGAGCTTCTGCAGCAGCAGTGGCGCGCCATCGGTGTCGAGGTGGAGCTCGATCTCGCTTCCTGGGCCGAAGTGCGGCGGCGAGCGACACAGGAACGGGACTTCGAGGCGCTTTTGATCGGGATCCTCTGGGACGTCGATCCTGATCAGAGCGCGGTCTGGTCGAGCGACTCATTCTTCGATGGCTTGAACTTCGGGCATTACCTCAACTCGGAGGTCGATCAGCTGCTCGTCGAGGCCGTCGCCACGAGCGACCGTACCCGGCGGACGGAGCTGTATCGCGCAGTCGAGGAGCGGCTGCTGACCGATCTCCCGGTCCTGCCCCTCGCCTTCCCGAACGTCGTGGTGGTACGCTCCGAACGGCTGCAGGTTCCAACGCTGAACGCGCTGGTGGTACGGACACGGTACGGTATCGAGCAGTGGCAGGTACAGGAGCCCGGATGA
- a CDS encoding branched-chain amino acid transaminase, with translation MAGTEIFPVAFFEGRFVPIAEAKVSIATHALQYGTGVFAGIRGYLDRDGQTINIFRLRDHTRRLLQSARLLRAELPYDAEQLGELIVELVRRNAPRTDVYIRPFVYKADLEIGPKLKGVRDELAIYMIPMQEYLPITHPIRLMTSSWMRTVDVVIPSRAKVCGAYVNSAFAKDQAMECGFDDAIMLNHHGKVAEGSAANLFIVRNGTLITTPVTADILEGITRRTILEFARDLEIPVEVREIDRSELYICDEAFLCGTGVQISPIGNIDGRTIGSGEIGSITARLQQLYLSVVRGDDTPYRHYLTRVPVAHRAEAR, from the coding sequence ATGGCGGGTACGGAAATCTTCCCGGTGGCCTTTTTCGAGGGACGTTTCGTTCCGATCGCAGAAGCCAAAGTCAGTATCGCCACCCATGCACTCCAGTACGGGACCGGTGTCTTCGCTGGTATCCGCGGGTACCTCGATCGTGACGGGCAGACGATCAACATTTTCCGGCTCCGCGACCACACGCGACGGCTGCTGCAGTCGGCCCGACTGCTGCGTGCCGAGCTTCCCTACGATGCCGAGCAGCTCGGGGAGCTGATCGTCGAACTCGTGCGCCGGAACGCACCGCGTACGGACGTCTACATCCGACCCTTCGTCTACAAGGCTGACCTCGAGATCGGCCCGAAGCTCAAAGGGGTCCGCGACGAACTGGCGATCTACATGATCCCGATGCAGGAATATCTCCCGATCACGCACCCGATCCGCTTGATGACCAGTTCCTGGATGCGGACCGTCGACGTCGTGATCCCGAGCCGGGCCAAGGTCTGCGGTGCCTACGTCAACTCCGCCTTCGCCAAGGACCAGGCCATGGAATGCGGCTTCGATGACGCGATCATGTTGAACCACCACGGAAAGGTCGCCGAAGGGAGCGCAGCGAACCTGTTCATCGTGCGCAACGGGACACTGATCACGACTCCGGTGACGGCTGACATCCTCGAGGGCATCACCCGCCGGACCATCCTGGAATTCGCTCGCGACCTCGAGATCCCAGTGGAAGTCCGCGAGATCGATCGGAGCGAGCTGTATATCTGCGACGAGGCGTTCCTCTGCGGAACCGGCGTCCAGATCTCGCCGATCGGCAACATCGATGGGCGGACGATCGGTAGTGGCGAGATCGGCTCGATCACGGCACGCCTCCAACAGCTCTACCTCTCGGTGGTGCGTGGCGACGACACACCCTACCGGCACTACTTGACGCGAGTCCCTGTCGCGCACCGAGCAGAGGCACGCTGA
- a CDS encoding HpcH/HpaI aldolase family protein, with the protein MRENRVKRRLQAGEAVIGCFVPYPSPELAEICGYLGFDFVLIDAEHGRVTEESAYHMVLAAECAGTVPLVRVPFGHRQVILRYLDLGAAGVMVPQVNTPEDAVAVVEACRYHPDGRRGVAGVRAASFGLVRPLHEYVREANAQTLVIVQIENIGAVERLEEYLAIPGIDVLFVGPNDLAQSMGYPGQPMHPDVQQVIDEIVQRVGGRVPLGTTAATPELVQRQLERGFRMLATNTTALLAAGARALLAAAGAAVQ; encoded by the coding sequence ATGCGCGAGAATCGGGTGAAACGGCGGCTCCAGGCAGGCGAGGCAGTCATCGGCTGCTTCGTTCCGTACCCATCCCCGGAGTTGGCGGAGATCTGCGGCTACCTCGGCTTCGACTTCGTCCTGATCGACGCCGAGCACGGCCGGGTTACCGAGGAATCAGCGTACCACATGGTGCTGGCCGCTGAGTGTGCTGGAACCGTACCGCTCGTCCGCGTCCCGTTCGGCCACCGTCAGGTGATCCTCCGCTATCTGGACCTCGGTGCCGCTGGCGTGATGGTCCCACAGGTCAACACGCCGGAGGACGCCGTTGCGGTCGTCGAAGCGTGCCGTTACCATCCGGACGGCCGGCGCGGCGTCGCCGGTGTACGCGCCGCGTCCTTCGGCCTCGTCAGACCACTGCACGAGTACGTCCGCGAGGCGAATGCCCAGACGCTCGTGATCGTTCAGATCGAGAACATCGGCGCGGTCGAACGGCTCGAGGAGTACCTGGCGATTCCAGGCATCGATGTCCTCTTCGTCGGGCCGAACGACCTGGCGCAATCGATGGGATACCCCGGGCAGCCGATGCATCCGGACGTGCAACAGGTCATCGACGAGATCGTCCAGCGGGTCGGCGGTCGTGTACCGCTCGGGACGACCGCTGCCACACCGGAACTCGTGCAGCGTCAGCTCGAGCGCGGCTTCCGCATGCTGGCTACGAACACGACGGCGTTGCTCGCTGCCGGAGCACGAGCACTTCTCGCAGCAGCCGGAGCAGCGGTACAGTGA
- a CDS encoding YceD family protein — protein sequence MRVRHLENDTIINVAQLLKAPVGTERYFTVHLDELVLDSDLAVRDVDAAVRLLRTSNGILATGDLRVTAHLTCVRCLAEFDGRFEETFEAEYWPTIDVLTGLPLPPPEDEDIFTIDKNHHLDLHELLRQFAVLAVPVYPVCGPQCPGPESLWKPPEEAVDARLAVLQALLDERA from the coding sequence ATGCGTGTCAGGCACCTCGAGAACGATACGATCATCAACGTCGCGCAGCTCCTCAAAGCCCCCGTCGGTACCGAGCGGTATTTCACGGTCCATCTGGATGAGCTGGTACTCGATAGCGATCTCGCCGTCCGCGATGTCGATGCCGCGGTCCGTCTCCTCCGGACATCGAACGGCATTCTGGCCACCGGTGACCTGCGCGTTACGGCGCACCTCACCTGTGTCCGCTGCCTGGCCGAGTTCGACGGGCGTTTCGAGGAAACGTTCGAGGCGGAGTACTGGCCGACAATCGACGTGCTGACCGGATTGCCGCTCCCACCGCCGGAGGACGAGGACATCTTCACGATCGATAAGAATCACCATCTGGACCTGCACGAGCTCCTGCGGCAATTCGCGGTGCTGGCTGTGCCGGTCTACCCGGTGTGCGGTCCGCAGTGTCCAGGCCCGGAGTCGCTGTGGAAGCCGCCAGAAGAAGCGGTCGATGCTCGCCTGGCAGTGCTCCAGGCGCTCCTTGACGAACGGGCCTGA
- the rpmF gene encoding 50S ribosomal protein L32: MGAVPKHKVSKRRQGFRAAHQYIEVPPLTTCPTCGQKHRTHYVCPHCGHYRGRLVVDVNRQKRQRRPEA, translated from the coding sequence ATGGGTGCTGTTCCGAAGCATAAAGTCAGCAAGCGCCGGCAGGGGTTCCGCGCGGCGCACCAGTACATCGAGGTTCCGCCGTTGACGACCTGCCCGACCTGCGGTCAGAAGCACCGCACGCACTATGTCTGCCCGCATTGCGGGCACTATCGGGGCCGGCTCGTCGTCGACGTGAACCGGCAGAAGCGGCAGCGCCGCCCGGAGGCGTAA
- a CDS encoding beta-ketoacyl-ACP synthase III has translation MAQRAAITGWGAYVPARVLTNADLERMVETSDEWIVTRTGIRERRIAGPDETTVRMATEAAQRALATATLEPDALDLVIVATTTPDYLMPATASLLQAALGATRAGAFDLVAACSGFVYALSVGAQFIMAGTARAVLVVGVDALTRWLDFTDRSTCVLFGDGAGAVVLEASDADEGVLSTVHGSDGSGAMHLYLEGFPELLMSNGALPPKRPFMRMDGREVFRFSVRIIGEATLEAVQRAGLTLDEIDLLIPHQANLRIIDAAVKRLGLPWEKVWVNLDRYGNTSAASIPLGIAEAAERGVLQPGMNVVLVAFGAGLAWAASVVRWGATGVRRGG, from the coding sequence ATGGCACAGCGTGCCGCCATCACTGGCTGGGGCGCCTATGTCCCAGCACGAGTCCTGACGAATGCCGACCTCGAGCGGATGGTCGAGACCTCCGACGAGTGGATCGTCACCCGTACCGGTATTCGCGAGCGGCGGATCGCTGGCCCCGATGAAACCACCGTCCGCATGGCGACCGAAGCAGCCCAGCGGGCCCTGGCGACGGCGACGCTCGAGCCAGATGCCCTCGATCTCGTAATCGTCGCGACGACAACGCCGGACTACCTTATGCCGGCCACCGCCTCGCTGCTCCAGGCTGCTCTCGGGGCGACGCGGGCGGGCGCCTTCGATCTCGTCGCGGCCTGTTCGGGCTTCGTCTACGCGTTGAGCGTCGGTGCCCAGTTCATCATGGCTGGGACCGCTCGAGCGGTTCTCGTCGTCGGTGTCGATGCGCTGACACGCTGGCTCGATTTCACCGATCGCAGCACGTGCGTGCTCTTCGGTGACGGCGCGGGTGCCGTGGTGCTCGAGGCGAGCGACGCGGACGAGGGGGTGCTCTCGACCGTCCACGGGTCCGACGGGAGTGGCGCGATGCACCTCTATCTCGAGGGCTTCCCCGAGCTTCTGATGTCGAACGGGGCACTGCCGCCGAAGCGTCCCTTCATGCGGATGGACGGTCGTGAGGTCTTCCGCTTTTCCGTGCGGATCATCGGCGAAGCAACGCTCGAGGCGGTCCAGCGTGCCGGCTTGACGCTCGACGAGATCGATCTCCTGATCCCACACCAGGCGAACCTCCGTATCATCGACGCGGCGGTCAAGCGGCTCGGGTTGCCGTGGGAAAAGGTCTGGGTCAACCTCGACCGGTACGGCAATACCTCGGCAGCATCGATCCCGCTCGGTATCGCCGAGGCTGCTGAGCGTGGCGTGCTCCAGCCAGGCATGAACGTCGTGCTGGTCGCCTTCGGTGCCGGGCTGGCCTGGGCAGCCAGCGTGGTGCGCTGGGGGGCAACGGGTGTCCGACGCGGGGGGTGA
- the fabD gene encoding ACP S-malonyltransferase: protein MHHAWVFPGQGSQSVGMGKALAEREPLARAVFEEADRILGLPLSRIVFEGPDEELAATRNQQPALLATSIAYLRVLEARGALPEPAVVAGHSLGEYTALVAVGSLDFADGLRIVRRRGELMEQYGLGGMLAVIGLDRATLEWIAAESGVELANENAPNQLTLSGRPEALDRAATLARERGARRVVRLPVNAAFHSSLMRPVAEELARDLAGVTIRPPRVPLIACSDARVLTDPEELRTELVVQIAAPVRWVDVVRRAVECGVSTFWEVGPGQVLSGLIRRIEPDAATHTAEQLLDGVLAQVSEPSR from the coding sequence GTGCACCATGCGTGGGTGTTCCCGGGCCAGGGGTCGCAGTCGGTCGGCATGGGGAAAGCGCTCGCGGAGCGAGAGCCACTGGCCCGGGCGGTCTTCGAGGAAGCTGATAGGATTCTGGGCCTTCCGCTCTCCCGCATCGTTTTCGAAGGGCCAGACGAGGAACTCGCAGCGACACGGAACCAGCAGCCAGCGCTGCTGGCGACCAGTATCGCGTATCTCCGCGTCCTCGAAGCACGTGGCGCATTGCCGGAGCCGGCAGTCGTCGCTGGGCACTCGCTCGGTGAGTACACCGCCCTCGTCGCTGTGGGGAGCCTCGATTTCGCTGATGGTCTCCGCATCGTGCGGCGGCGTGGCGAATTGATGGAGCAGTACGGTCTCGGCGGTATGCTGGCTGTCATCGGGCTCGACCGGGCGACGCTGGAGTGGATCGCCGCTGAGTCGGGGGTGGAGCTCGCGAACGAGAATGCACCGAACCAGCTCACGCTCAGCGGGCGTCCGGAGGCGCTCGATCGAGCTGCGACGCTAGCCCGCGAGCGTGGTGCGCGTCGGGTGGTGCGGTTACCCGTCAATGCTGCCTTCCATTCGTCGCTCATGCGGCCGGTCGCGGAGGAGCTCGCGCGTGACCTGGCAGGTGTCACGATCCGTCCACCGCGGGTACCGCTCATCGCCTGTTCGGACGCCCGTGTCTTGACCGACCCGGAGGAGCTGCGAACCGAACTCGTGGTTCAGATCGCTGCGCCGGTGCGTTGGGTCGACGTTGTCCGTCGCGCGGTCGAGTGCGGTGTCTCGACCTTCTGGGAGGTCGGTCCGGGGCAGGTGCTGAGCGGGTTGATCCGTCGTATCGAGCCGGATGCAGCGACCCACACGGCGGAGCAACTGCTTGATGGCGTCCTGGCACAGGTGTCCGAACCGAGCCGGTGA
- the fabG gene encoding 3-oxoacyl-[acyl-carrier-protein] reductase, which yields MEATSERGAAIVTGAVRGIGRATALRLARDGFKIVVNYRGEEQLAEELVREIVAQGGTAMAFRADVTDPDQVGAMIEATIDRFGRLDALVNNAGITRDTLLLRMRDEDWRAVLETNLTSVFYCCRAALRPMLRQRYGRIVNVSSVVGLVGNMGQTNYAAAKAGIIGFTKSLAREVASRGITANVVAPGFIQTRLTEVLPADLQRRILEQIPVGFYGTPEDVAEAIAFLVSPGARYITGAVLAVDGGLFMAS from the coding sequence ATGGAAGCGACGAGCGAACGGGGTGCAGCGATCGTGACGGGTGCGGTGCGCGGCATCGGTCGCGCGACTGCCCTGCGGCTGGCCCGGGATGGGTTCAAGATCGTGGTCAACTACCGGGGCGAGGAGCAGCTCGCCGAGGAACTCGTCCGCGAGATTGTCGCGCAGGGCGGGACAGCGATGGCCTTCCGCGCCGATGTCACCGATCCCGACCAGGTCGGCGCGATGATCGAGGCGACGATCGACCGCTTCGGGCGGCTGGATGCCCTGGTGAACAATGCTGGGATCACGCGCGACACGCTGCTCCTCCGGATGCGCGACGAAGACTGGCGTGCCGTGCTGGAAACGAACCTCACGAGCGTCTTCTACTGCTGTCGGGCAGCCCTCCGGCCGATGCTGCGACAACGATACGGGCGGATCGTCAATGTTTCCTCGGTCGTCGGCCTTGTGGGGAACATGGGGCAGACCAACTATGCCGCTGCCAAGGCTGGGATCATCGGTTTCACGAAGTCATTAGCGCGAGAGGTCGCAAGTCGCGGTATCACCGCGAACGTCGTCGCACCCGGTTTCATCCAGACGCGCCTCACCGAAGTGCTGCCGGCCGACCTTCAGCGCAGGATCCTCGAACAGATTCCCGTTGGCTTCTACGGCACCCCAGAGGACGTGGCCGAGGCGATCGCCTTTCTCGTTTCGCCTGGTGCACGGTACATCACCGGTGCGGTCCTGGCGGTCGACGGTGGCCTCTTCATGGCTTCGTGA
- the accC gene encoding acetyl-CoA carboxylase biotin carboxylase subunit, translated as MIRKVLIANRGEIALRVLRACWELGIPAVVAYSEADRDSLPVRLADQTICIGPAPADRSYNNIPAIISAAVVTGCDAIHPGYGFLAENALLAEICEECGITFIGPRPATLRALGDKAEARKLMQRAGLPIVPGSEDPVRDVSEARRVARQLGYPLLVKAAAGGGGRGMRIVRDERELATALQVAQQEAQAAFGDPSVYLERYLERPRHVEVQILADQYRNVYAVGERDCSIQRRYQKLIEEAPAPELSPKLRRALHEAAVRGARAVGYVGAGTFEFLLDQEGRFYFTEANARIQVEHPVTEVVTGLDLVQWQLAIAAGEVLSLHERELVPHGHAIEVRITAEDPDRDFAPRAGKIEELIWPGGPGIRVDSHAFSGYVVPPHYDSLLGKVIAWGVDRTQAIERLDRALRETIVRGVPTPIPVLRRILQHPDFRAARHSTTFLAEFLSSQHS; from the coding sequence ATGATCCGGAAAGTCCTGATCGCCAACCGTGGTGAGATCGCCCTGCGCGTCCTGCGTGCCTGCTGGGAACTCGGTATTCCGGCCGTGGTCGCTTACTCCGAAGCGGACCGTGACTCGTTGCCGGTGCGCCTGGCCGATCAGACGATCTGCATCGGGCCGGCACCAGCTGACCGGAGCTATAACAACATTCCCGCGATCATCAGCGCTGCGGTCGTGACCGGGTGCGATGCGATCCATCCCGGATACGGGTTCCTGGCGGAGAACGCGCTCCTGGCCGAGATCTGCGAGGAGTGCGGGATTACCTTCATCGGGCCGCGCCCGGCGACGCTCCGGGCCCTCGGGGACAAGGCCGAAGCGCGGAAACTGATGCAGCGTGCCGGACTCCCGATCGTTCCCGGCAGCGAGGATCCGGTGCGCGATGTCAGCGAGGCGCGCCGGGTCGCCCGCCAGCTGGGCTATCCGCTCCTCGTCAAGGCGGCGGCCGGTGGTGGCGGGCGCGGTATGCGGATCGTGCGCGACGAGCGGGAACTCGCCACTGCCCTCCAGGTTGCGCAACAGGAAGCGCAAGCGGCGTTCGGTGATCCCTCGGTCTATCTCGAGCGGTACCTCGAGCGACCGCGACACGTCGAAGTGCAGATTCTGGCCGACCAGTACAGGAATGTCTATGCCGTCGGCGAGCGTGATTGCTCTATCCAGCGTCGGTACCAGAAGCTGATCGAGGAGGCACCGGCACCCGAACTCTCCCCGAAGCTCCGCCGTGCACTGCACGAGGCAGCGGTCCGCGGCGCGCGCGCTGTCGGCTACGTCGGTGCGGGAACGTTCGAATTTCTCCTCGACCAGGAAGGGCGTTTCTACTTCACGGAAGCGAACGCTCGGATCCAAGTCGAACATCCAGTCACCGAGGTCGTGACCGGACTGGATCTGGTGCAGTGGCAACTCGCGATCGCTGCTGGCGAGGTGCTCAGCCTCCACGAGCGTGAGCTCGTGCCGCATGGACATGCGATCGAGGTGCGTATCACTGCAGAGGATCCTGACCGCGATTTCGCTCCCAGGGCTGGGAAAATCGAGGAACTGATCTGGCCCGGTGGGCCGGGGATCCGCGTCGATTCCCATGCCTTCAGTGGTTATGTTGTCCCGCCGCACTATGACTCGCTCCTCGGCAAGGTGATCGCCTGGGGAGTCGACCGCACGCAGGCGATCGAACGGCTCGATCGAGCGCTTCGGGAAACGATCGTCCGTGGCGTGCCCACGCCGATTCCCGTTCTGCGGCGCATCCTCCAGCATCCCGATTTTCGGGCTGCGCGCCACAGCACGACGTTCCTGGCCGAGTTCCTGTCCAGCCAGCACTCTTGA
- the nusB gene encoding transcription antitermination factor NusB: MVTIASSTTEVRRRTTGQRRGSREERTMTLARIRRQARILALQILYEVDVAGHRLDDVLERYRSEAQIPQPVRRYAERLVTGVRADLERIDRMIGEAAPAFPVEQLPPVDRNILRIAIYELLHEPDVPLKAAINEAVEIAKQYGGESSGRFVNGVLGTIAANLASSGG; the protein is encoded by the coding sequence ATGGTCACGATCGCCTCGTCCACAACCGAAGTTCGCCGGCGGACGACCGGCCAGCGGCGGGGGAGCCGGGAGGAACGGACGATGACGCTCGCTCGCATCCGTCGCCAGGCGCGGATCCTGGCGCTCCAGATTCTGTACGAAGTCGATGTCGCCGGGCACCGGCTGGACGACGTGCTCGAACGCTACCGCTCGGAGGCGCAGATCCCACAGCCAGTACGCCGCTATGCCGAGCGCCTCGTCACCGGAGTCCGAGCCGACCTCGAACGGATCGATCGGATGATCGGCGAAGCAGCACCGGCGTTCCCGGTCGAGCAGCTTCCGCCGGTCGATCGGAACATCCTGCGTATCGCGATCTACGAGCTCTTGCACGAACCGGACGTCCCGCTGAAGGCCGCGATCAACGAAGCAGTCGAGATCGCCAAGCAGTACGGGGGTGAGAGTTCCGGCCGCTTCGTCAACGGGGTGCTCGGCACGATCGCGGCGAACCTCGCGTCTTCCGGAGGATAG
- the acpP gene encoding acyl carrier protein, protein MSSSSILERVQAVVAEQLGVDPSEVTLDAEFVKDLNADSLDLVELIMQLEEEFGIEISDEEAANIVTVRDAINFIEEHLNKK, encoded by the coding sequence GTGTCCTCGTCATCGATTCTTGAGCGGGTGCAGGCCGTCGTCGCGGAGCAGCTCGGTGTCGATCCGAGCGAGGTGACGCTGGATGCCGAGTTCGTCAAGGATCTCAACGCCGATTCGCTCGACCTGGTCGAGCTGATCATGCAGCTCGAGGAGGAGTTCGGTATCGAGATCTCCGACGAAGAAGCAGCCAACATCGTCACGGTGCGCGACGCGATCAACTTCATCGAGGAGCATCTCAACAAGAAGTGA
- the tatC gene encoding twin-arginine translocase subunit TatC, whose product MVSLLDRVRGQSAPQPNEPEPEPEEFYKEMTLQEHLEELRQRLIISLLAVAVGFIIGLALAFPTMRLIVRMSGIERLYSITPTESFITYTKVALYLGVGFAMPVIVYELVRFLAPGLTRKERRYLFRALPFVSIMFVSGVAFAFFVIVPRALSFLSHFGASVFEAQFRAEEVISFYMTLLLWVGVVFELPVVIFILAKLGVVTAKRLASLRKFAILIIAVAAAIITPTPDPFNMFLVAAPMYVLYELGVLLARFAKPV is encoded by the coding sequence ATGGTCAGCCTTCTCGATCGTGTTCGCGGGCAGTCCGCTCCACAGCCGAACGAGCCGGAGCCAGAACCGGAAGAGTTCTACAAGGAAATGACCCTCCAGGAGCATCTGGAGGAACTCCGGCAGCGGTTGATCATTTCTCTCCTGGCTGTCGCAGTCGGCTTCATCATCGGTCTCGCACTCGCCTTCCCGACCATGCGGCTCATCGTCCGCATGTCGGGGATCGAACGGCTCTATTCCATCACGCCGACTGAATCGTTCATCACTTATACGAAGGTCGCGCTGTATCTCGGTGTCGGCTTCGCGATGCCGGTCATCGTGTACGAGCTGGTGCGTTTCCTCGCGCCCGGTCTGACGCGCAAGGAACGACGCTATCTCTTCCGCGCGCTCCCCTTCGTCTCGATCATGTTCGTGTCCGGTGTAGCGTTCGCTTTCTTCGTCATCGTCCCGCGTGCACTCTCGTTCCTCTCGCACTTCGGCGCGAGCGTGTTCGAGGCGCAGTTCCGCGCCGAAGAAGTGATCTCGTTCTACATGACCTTGCTCTTGTGGGTCGGTGTCGTTTTCGAGCTTCCGGTCGTCATCTTCATCCTGGCCAAGCTCGGAGTCGTGACGGCGAAGCGGCTCGCCTCGCTCCGCAAGTTCGCGATCTTGATCATCGCGGTGGCAGCGGCGATCATCACGCCGACGCCCGATCCGTTCAACATGTTCCTGGTCGCTGCGCCGATGTACGTGCTCTACGAGCTCGGTGTGCTGCTCGCGCGCTTCGCGAAGCCGGTCTGA